The sequence below is a genomic window from Takifugu flavidus isolate HTHZ2018 chromosome 11, ASM371156v2, whole genome shotgun sequence.
AAACCAGGCACCAGTCAGTCTGTTTTTTGGAGTGCCtccctgtgtgtttatgtgtgtgtgtgtgtatgtgtgtgtgtgtgtgtgtgtgtgtgtgtgtgtgtgtgtgtgtgctcgcgggggtgtgtgtgtgctcgcgtgtgtgtgtgtgtgtgtgggggggggggggggggggtgctgattTCTGTATTCCTGGTATTAAATATTTGATAAGGAGTCAGTTTATTTCTTGAGGTGGTTCCCAGCAGTcttggctgcagctctgagaaCCTTTGTTGGTTTGACTGTGGAGACTTTTTAGATTCAGTCCGTTAGAGGTTAAAGGctgaacagcagcttcagcctcaGGCTGAGAGTAAGACTGGCTAAATGCATGAGCAGATCCCAGGAAGAATTGGAAAAAAAGGCACACAGACTTCCTGATACGGAAGTGATCCCCTTATTGtcgtttttaatgtttttaaaggaaatataACAGTTTCCTTAATGTTGTTCATTCATCATGGTTTGTCAAGTCCATCAAGTGGGTGTAGACAAAGACGTGAGCCTGTGGACGACCACAGATTTACAGAGCATGTCAATAAAGTAAAGGATCCAGCTCATCAAGGGTCCTATATGAGCCTTTTTGGGGgagtttggtaccttgctcaagggtacgtCGGCAGTGTTCTACTACTAGAGCACATTCCACTTAACAATTTGTTCACCTTCTACAAACGACATGCTGTCATTGTGCActtgattttaaaagtttttacCTCGGCTGGTGTACAGACAGTACAGCAAATAAAGATCTAAGATTGTTTTTTTAGGGTTTGTGTTGTTGTCTGTGACTAATCTGTAATACAGTAATACTAATAATAccaaaactgataaataaacaaaacaaccatTGGGAACAGATAAAAGAAAGGATCGAACTAAACTAAAGGGGGCTGCTTGTATCTGTTGTGACTCGTTCCTCCCCTGTGAAACTGCATAAATGATTCAAGCATCCACATATTGTGAAGCTGACAGATGTCGACGTTGGGAAGTGACCCGCTGTCTGCGGGACCTGAAGCAGTTTCAGATGTATGGCAACGCAGCAAAGGCTTTGGGAGTCCGAGGGAGTCCAGCAGGATGATCCCATCTGTCCCGCAGGAGACAACGTCTCCCAGCTGCCTTTGCTCAAAGGGTGGATGAGAGCTGGAAACCAGAATAATCACCAGTCCACCCATATGATCTGACAGAGATGGCAGGAAGTGCACACTCGACCTACAGGACGTAGGTCTGGAAGAATGGTGGGGGTCGAAGGGGCCTGGGACGCTGACAGGGCCTACCGCTCCTCCAGACGGAGTCCACCTGTTGGGCATGTGGCTGTGCTCCATACATTTAAGCCAAATCTTGGTTCCTGGATTTTGGTTTTTAAAGACAGTTTCATAGGTTTTTCACCTTTGTTatgaaaaaaccccacaaaaagtCTTTGGGAAAAAGTATTTCCCTCACAAAAATTAGTGTTTGACCACATCGCACGTGGAGCCGACTTTTGGAATATATACGACAAGAGTCTCTCATCGTGTTTGTCTGAGAAAATGTTGGTAAATATCACAACATGATCACAGCGGATCACAGTATGAACAGATTAAGATAGAATACAGAAATATATTGAAATCACTGCTGCAGACACATGGTTCTTCCTGTGGGAAATTAATGAAAattctgtggggtttttttagGCCATCGGTTTAAGCCATTGATACATAAATGGAGGATCAAGTGATCCGACAGATGATTAGTGATGATAAGGGACGAGATTCCATGCAAGCAATACATTTGTGTTTAGCCTGGATCATTTTTCCTGTGTGGGTGTCTTCTCAAGGAAACATTTGAAAGAAAATTCATTTGCATGCTTGAAGATCTGGCAACAATctttaggtttgtttttgttttgcattgTGTCGATTCTATATGCAACTGAGGCAACAAAACCTGGTGTCATGCAGAAAACGGTGTTGAAACCGCTGACGACTGTGCATGAAAAGGGTTAAACATGGCATTCAAATCCATGACAGTAGGTTTTGAGGACAACCGCCACAGTCAGTGGTGTGTTTACTGACACCGATGCTTTAATGGCGTCACTGCGTGATGGATTGTGTTTGGTCTATAAGGGACATTTCACTCCGACTCCAGGGAATCCAGTATCACAGCTCTGTTGTTATGTCTATCACTTCATATAGatagtgtatgtgtgtgtgtgtgtgcgtgtgtgtgtgttcaaacatAAAATAcgtcaaacattttaaaagtgctCAAACATACCGAGCAGGCTTAGGTATTCATTAAAGTTAATGTTTGTGGAACCTGCTGATGAGAACGGTTGTGTTGAGAGGGACAGGActgggggacaggggacagtgGAGCATCATGGAAGCTTCTGGCAAAGTTCTCTTCATATTTAGTCAAAATGATTGACGAATGCCAACactgctcttcctctgtggagACTCTCACAGCAGCCATCAGAGATCACAGCAGAAGATCCTTCATTTTCCACTGCAGGGAAGAGTCTCAAGTGTTCCCAAattcctcctcactcctccacaCAGATACCGGTTTCTCCCAGCAGCCCTTCAGTCCATTTTCAGGAGGTCAAATATACTGATCCTGGCTGTCCTGCTGCCTTATATGGGAAGAGTTTGGAAACTCCGCAATCTATTACAATAAAACCAAAGACGGAACTCACACGTGAAAACAACCATCACGGTACTTCATTAAAAAACCAATGTTGACGCAAGATGGAAAACCGTTCAGAACGTTACAGTGACGAGAACTGATGTGGAACCTCCAAAAAAACCTGGAAATATCAATTtctaaaactgtttttttttttcatttcttgctCACATTGATCAAATGACTTGATTTGGTGAGAGCTCAAATACTGGAAATAAGCACACATCATGCTTCTGAGCATTTTCAAGACAAGATAATTCTGATGTCCAGGATGTTGGAAATAGGATATAAAGCAACTGAATACTTTGATGTTGCCACCGGAGTGATGGCTGATTGTTCCTAAATAAAGACAGTTGGAAATTACAGCATGAAGACACATGTTAGGACAACCTGTTATtaatattgataataataataagaataataccTGTGTTGCACGtgaagttaaaaacaaacacatttagatgCTTTGATTACATCTTCCCAGATTTACTTTTGTCCTCTTTGACCCACTTTTTCCTACCTTTTCATTTGTTAACTGGCCTCCATCAATCATCTGAAAATGGGATTTCTTTTAAAGGCACTTGACATTCAGGTGATAAGTGCACTGATATGGAGCTGTCATTCGCACAtcaggaaggaaaacagcagGCCTCTGCCTGCGAGCTCTCCCCAGTCCCCAAACTAGAGTGTCGGTAAAAATGCTGACGAGTGAGTGGCCAGTCTCTGCCAAAAAGTTCTGCCATATAAAAGCAAAGGTTTGGGCTTTTTCTTCCGATGCAGTCCCGCAACCCACCACCAGGAGAAAACTGTGAGGGCTGAACTAGAAGCCCCCATTTGTGTGCGAGATGATTGTGGGTCAGTGCTTCTCAGAGCTCAGCAAAACCACTGGTGAGATGATGGGATGTACATTTTTGTAGATTGAGAATTATTTTATGTCTGTATTTTTGGATATGCAGCCCTTCAACAGGTAATCTTGTCTCAAACTATataaacataaaaaacacaaaaaagacacgACGAGACAATTCCCCGTATGTAGCTATTTGATGGTGATTTGGTCTAAAAATGAAAGTTACACACTTGAATTTTTACGAACCCGGATGAGGAAAAACTCATCAGTTTCAACTTGTCCAAAACATGTGGAAGTCCTCAGGACAAAATAAAGACTCATTGCCTTCTCAAATTTCTCATTAACACTACATCAAACACAGGCTAATGCACacccgtgtctgtgtgtgtgtgtgtgtgtgtgtgtgtgtgtgtgtgtgtgtgggtgggtgtgtgtgtgttcttgtaatTGCTACATATTGCAAATCCTCAGTTTTGCTTGTCCTCACAAATTCAAATGGCTGTTTTAGGGTTGAGATTAgagtttaggtcagggttagcaggttagttaggatggttagTGTTAGGAGCTGGGTAAGACATTAGGCCTATGAAAGCCCTgacaaagacagaagtacaagaatgtgtgtgtgtgtgtgtgtgtgtgtggtgtgtggtgtgtgtgtgtgtgtgtgtgtgtgtgtgtgtgtgtgtttcctcagtgGAGCTAACGATGCTGTGGGTTGTGAAtctggctggtggctgctgtTTCCCTCTGTCATCTAGGGCTGATCAGTAAATTATCTCCCTGCCTCAGGTTGTTATTTCAGGACATCTTTATTAACCTCTGTCAGTCCACCGACCCAGCAGCTCTGGGCATCCTCTGGCTCCGTCTGCAGAGATATACATCAGTCAGGCTCATGCTGGATTCACtttacagaggaaaaaggaacaCAACAGCTCCTCTGGACTTGCTGCCAAGTTTGACACCAGTAGATTTTTGTTGAGTATCAGGTGGGAACCAACAGCACTTGTCAGCCTCCTACGCACATTTCTTTATCACAGACGATATTGAATGAATGGGGAGGTGCTGAGGTTAAAACTGAGAAGTCTCCAGACTCTCATGAGGTTCATGTTATGGGAAAGTATTGAGAGGAAAAGCTGAAGCTGGCGCCAGAGAGTTGGTAGTCAAAGGTCAAGGACTGCTCAGgtaggccccgccccctcagaaGACTCTCTACCCCTCCGTGTGTTTTGACTTGCGTGACGTGTTTTAAAACTATGTTATGTAATAATTTTGAGATCTTGAAAATGATCAAAGTTCTGAATTTGCAGAACTTTTTATTTTAGTCAATGGAAAAATTGTCTGGTTTCAACCTACCAGTGATCTGAAGCTGAAGCAACAAAAACCTCCCAGATTttagaataaaataacaatgcTGGGGAAATGAGATGGAAAATATGTCTCTCTCCACAAGACtctaaaataaacattaaatagAAAAAAGTAGTGACATGGTAGTACCAATTAAAATAATCATAGCTGAATACTCTTGGAGATGATGAAAGTATTTATATTTCCAATATTTTTGCAAGAATGATCATTTTATTATGGAATCTTAATGACTACCACATTTATCTATCAGTCTGTTCAATTTTTCAGTTAGATTTTTAGAGGGCTTCCATTTTCATTTACTTTTGAAAAAGCCTCCAGAAAGCCTTTATTTCCATCAGATTATACTTTAATTCCTATAGGACAACAAAATTTGCTTAAATATTGAAGAGGTTTCACTATttacattattattgttgttttcgttcctatttttatcattattattatggttattattgttattatttagaTATTGACACATCTAAGCTTATTTTTGTGACAAAACTAAATTTATGTAGTATTGTTCAATAATGACGCAGCTGTCGTCTTTTGAACGCAGCCACGACGCTCTTGAGTTAATTTCGTCCCTGGTTTTTGGTTCATCCTAACATTCATTAATCCTCTCTACGTTTATATAAAAGAGTCTTTTGCGCGCATTAAACTTTAATTTCGCGGTCAAGCGTCCAATGAGAGCAGTTGGTATCACATGCAATATTCATCGGAACCAGCATCATGTGAGGTAATTAAGTCCCGATGGTTTTTAGGAGGAGAGGAATCAATGAGCTGCGTGCtttaatttttcatttaattgttTTGGTGTCGGTAAAGAACGCTGCTCGTATCTTTTTATGATGTACGATTACACAGAGTTACACCCATTTGTTATCGTGCAGGAAACGCACTTCTGGATTCAGTAATATCTGTAATGAATGTGGGGTTTATGTGTTGCAAAATACTGACCGATTAAAATGGTCTATTCAGTTGGGTGTTTCTGCATTTAGTAGCCATGAAACTCTACACTATACTGCTGTTTTTTCCAAACCAACAAATTAATTCGCGTCAATATTTGCAGCAACCTCATCATTCTGAGCATGAATTAATAATGACGTGGGctgtgcaaaaataaatgagtCGCTATTAGACGTCAATATTTTTCCATTGATTCATTCATTGTTTTTAGAAGCTATTAAAGGGCGGTTTAATCACCAGCGCAAAAATGTAACAAGAATATATCATAAAAGATTTAAACTTCTGAAATGATGAACTGCGGCGCAAACCGTGTGTTTTCTTTCCCCCAAAATATAATTTTGCAGTAGAACAGATATGATTATCTCACACATAGTTCTGCGGGTATTTCAGTCGGGTCTCTGTgcatgaattattattattattatattattattattattattattattattattattattattagtagtagtagtagtagtagtattgttcCCTAAATTATCCTGAGTCATATTGGCAGCTACCTTGTTCCTCTAATAGGCCGCACCGTTTTAATTCTGGGCTTGTCCCAATGCGGTTGCTTTTATTACCGTCACAAAAATGAAGGACTCTTAGCTCATATTCAGACACAATCGCGATTAAAGGAGTCAGAAGAAATTATGAGGGAGCCTTAAAAACTTCCCGGGCGAGGAGGTTAATTACTGTAAAAGTTGTTAAGCaattgttaaaaaagaaaaaaatccctgtGGCTACAGCTAAATTATACTGAAAATTGAGTTTAACTGTTGGTCCGAGTGTGTTTAACAGTATGTAATCAACTCATATTTTGACATATTATATTATTTCGTTCTGCCTGCAGCCTGTCTgactgtctttgtttttatttgtgcttttttatccatctcatttacatttaaagacATACAAGCAGCCTCTCAGGCTTAATCCGATTGTGATTCTACTCCAAAAATCTGTTCTTGGTCTCGCGCTGTCTATTTGGCGCTTTGATTGATGTCCTCGCGCAGCAGGAGGCGGGCGGTCCCGCCTCGTTCTCCTCCACGAGCACTCACAGATAGTCCTAGATAACAACCGCCTCGAGCCCATCAAATCCCAAAGTCAAGAGTGCAGGAAGCGGCGCGTGGAGGCGACTGTGTTCCTCGCGCGGGAGCGGGGGGAGAAGGATCGCGGGAATCATGGACCACATAGGAATACTGGgaccacatctgcagcagcatacGCACGTGGAGCCCATCACCTTCGGCATCGATCAGATCCTGAGCAACGTCGAGCACAGCTGCATGCTGGGAATGAAGATGCACGAGCCGGACTATGGTCACACGGCCTACAGCGGGAATGGCAGCGCGAGCGGTTTCGCGTACGGTAACGGTGGATACAGCGGCAACGCCAGCTCGTGCGGGATGGCGTCACTTAGCGGGGCTTACCACATGAACATGTGCATGAACGCAAACGGGACTAACGGCTCGACGAACGCCGCGGGGGTCATCCGCGTCCCCGCGCACCGGCCCCTGAGTTGCGGGAGCGCGTCTGTGCCGCCGGTCGGCGGGAACATCGGCAACATGAGCACGCTGACGTTCCCCTGGATGGAGAGCAACCGGCGTTACACCAAAGACCGCTTCACAGGTACTTTCTGCCTTAAAATTTCGTTAAAACGTTAAAACATGTGCCGTTCCCTAATGTTCTGGGGGAATGTGCGAGTCCTCCTCCGGCCCTAAAGCTGTACTTCATTTCCCAACAGATTCTCATCAAAGACAGacaaatttttattttttttctcttcactgtCAGAGGAAATTTTAAGCTTGTCataatacattaataataaatgtgaCAAATTCCCTtgtattttctttccaaaaagaTAACACGCTCTTTCAATTGGTCAAGAAAAAAGCCACCATAGGTCTGTATTAGTTGCTGACTCTACACAAACCaaataataaacacaaattagcatttataaaatcaaaaaaaaaaaaatatggtaATGAATTGTAATAGGTTTATTCTGACGACATATCTGACTTTATGTTTTATAGCTTTGAACCGTAGTTGAGATTAAAGGCCCACTGTTCTGCCTCACATTCCTCCTTGCTTCACATTCTACTGCCTGTTTTCAactgtcctcttctttccttttcgcctcctgtcctgtcctgtgctGTCCTGTCCGTTCTGGTCCAGTGTCCCTCTCACCCCTCACTGTGACACGTCGCATAGGTCATCCGTACCAGAACAGAACCCCTCCTAAGAAGAAGAAGCCGCGGACGTCGTTCACACGGCTGCAGATCTGTGAGCTGGAGAAACGCTTCCACCGGCAGAAATACCTGGCGTCTGCGGAGAGAGCCGCGCTCGCCAAGGCTCTGAAGATGACGGACGCGCAGGTCAAGACCTGGTTCCAGAACAGACGCACCAAATGGAGGTGAGGGCCACAATGTTTACAACAGTTTGCAACATAAACGGATTTGGTTAAAGGCGATACTTTGTTCCCATTCACCGTTATTGAAGGAACACGTGATGTTTTTACTGGGCGCGCGACGCTCGGAGAAGCTTTAAAGGTTCTAGAAATGTGGTTTAGAAGAGAAAGTCAATTGTCAGTTAGTCAGTGAGGACAACTCAAATGAATCTATTTCTTTTCcttaattgtttaaaaaaatagttaATCATAGAAATATATGGATAAATAAGTAGGAGGTAGGATTTTtacaaaattcaaaactggttTAAGGGATGaatcctttttttctgtgcaatAACAcaatttggggtttttttgtttatgtgttttattatttcttttgatAGATATTTAATctatttattgcattttattaGAATCCTTTAGAACATGGACAGAATAACAAATTTGAAAAGAAAGCGGAGGTGAAAATTACATTATAAttgtcttttcatttaaaaaacaattttgtACTTTTATTCGATATATATGGCCATTTATATTGAGTTATACAAAGATTATTTTGGACCCTATTAGTATTTCACATCTTCTTAAATACTCAAAAATAGATTATTATTCCAGTGGATTATCACACTGttgtgtttgaaaaataacatttcctcCTGAAGATAAAGAAGAGATAAAAGCTCCAAAAGATCATTTCATCTCTTTAATGAAGCTGCATTTGGCACACCATtataaaaatgacaataaaggcCAATAATTGTCACTGAAGagaaaagtgaagagaaaaggagattAACGTAATAATGGAGGTGTTAAAGCCGCTAAAATGCTTCTGTTCCAAATGAAGAATCTCACTAATTGAAACGCCTCTCTGTGCACTTATTTAGGCGGCAGACCGCAGAGGAGCGGGAGGCAGAGCGCCAACAGGCCAACCGCATCCTGATGCAACTACAGCAGGAGGCGTTCCAGAAGACTATCAACCAGCCGGTCACACCAGATCCTCTGTGCCTACAGAACACTTCCTTGTTGGCCCTGCAGAACCTGCAACcctggactgaaaacacagcCAAGATCAGCAGCGTGTCCACCTGCGAGTAAAAACTCAGCCATGGCGCCGTCAGATGACGATTTTCTTACACGTGTTTTGGATAGGGTCCTCAGCACTACGCCCATGTAATGGGGGTCCACATCTGGATGTTTCAGAGGTGTGAAGTCAGACCCTGATGCACAGACCAGACTGATATTGGACCATTTTCAAGGGCTTTTTGCCCATCTGTGTTCTCCAGGAACCTGCAGGAAGCCCTAGACAGACAGCTGTAATATATTGACCCATAAAGACTTGATGTTTCAGAAACATATATGTTGTTTCAGAAAGCATATTTTCATACTTGACGTCTATATGTGTATCATTTGTGTATGTCTGCCATGTTAGTGGACTTTATACTCAACTGCAAAAACAACAGTGCACTTGTTTTAGCACCTTTGAATTAAAACATAATCTGACTGATAAGATGACAGACTATAATGATTTACAATAACATATCGAGAACTTCTGTTCTGTACAGAAAAACAgagtctgacccccaacaagcaacagtggcaggaaaaaaacaacgttTTAACAGAAGCAAACTGGGCAAAAATAATTACAATGTAATACTGCGTATATCTttccaatatttttttttaactgtggaACTGCTGCTTGATAATTCCTTCACTACATAAATTAAGAATGCAATTGAAATAAGCCtgaatattttacaaaataCCATCAACAAATTGATCTGTACCTACATTTTAGGTGTAATTCTTTGCAATGGCCTTTAGAGTTTGTTTTCCCATGACAGACATGGGATGGCATTatccaaaaccaaaaaagaatGGTCATAATATGTTTGATAGTATGTTATATCACACTATCATAAACACTAAGCAAATAAACATTAACATCCATCATTCTGGAATGGTA
It includes:
- the tlx1 gene encoding T-cell leukemia homeobox protein 1 isoform X3, which codes for MDHIGILGPHLQQHTHVEPITFGIDQILSNVEHSCMLGMKMHEPDYGHTAYSGNGSASGFAYGNGGYSGNASSCGMASLSGAYHMNMCMNANGTNGSTNAAGVIRVPAHRPLSCGSASVPPVGGNIGNMSTLTFPWMESNRRYTKDRFTGHPYQNRTPPKKKKPRTSFTRLQICELEKRFHRQKYLASAERAALAKALKMTDAQVKTWFQNRRTKWRRQTAEEREAERQQANRILMQLQQEAFQKTINQPVTPDPLCLQNTSLLALQNLQPWTENTAKISSVSTCE
- the tlx1 gene encoding T-cell leukemia homeobox protein 1 isoform X2 → MDHIGILGPHLQQHTHVEPITFGIDQILSNVEHSCMLGMKMHEPDYGHTAYSGNGSASGFAYGNGGYSGNASSCGMASLSGAYHMNMCMNANGTNGSTNAAGVIRVPAHRPLSCGSASVPPVGGNIGNMSTLTFPWMESNRRYTKDRFTVSLSPLTVTRRIGHPYQNRTPPKKKKPRTSFTRLQICELEKRFHRQKYLASAERAALAKALKMTDAQVKTWFQNRRTKWRRQTAEEREAERQQANRILMQLQQEAFQKTINQPVTPDPLCLQNTSLLALQNLQPWTENTAKISSVSTCE
- the tlx1 gene encoding T-cell leukemia homeobox protein 1 isoform X1, which produces MDHIGILGPHLQQHTHVEPITFGIDQILSNVEHSCMLGMKMHEPDYGHTAYSGNGSASGFAYGNGGYSGNASSCGMASLSGAYHMNMCMNANGTNGSTNAAGVIRVPAHRPLSCGSASVPPVGGNIGNMSTLTFPWMESNRRYTKDRFTDNTLFQLVKKKATIVSLSPLTVTRRIGHPYQNRTPPKKKKPRTSFTRLQICELEKRFHRQKYLASAERAALAKALKMTDAQVKTWFQNRRTKWRRQTAEEREAERQQANRILMQLQQEAFQKTINQPVTPDPLCLQNTSLLALQNLQPWTENTAKISSVSTCE